A window from Spirochaetota bacterium encodes these proteins:
- a CDS encoding heparinase II/III family protein, translating into MARCSVIAFAVLTASLFASDMMLDRFDSLDTKTVNARKNAGVSLVAAAEHGQVLRIAADFSETSYTWARKMIPAGTIRAPWNAISFFARGAANATLQITLCHIAGTAEVKYSASYTATEAWKRYTIRLSDFRGKAPLTDDEAAKITIIFFNISKSSGDTAVLEVDDLSLTVTAPKPAAAMPSQGIPVMQPYTAKKLPPVIVYDSFLLTRDEVNRMKSAMPADETIRKSIETLITAAQAQQKNPPVIPDRGAQHTYWYICKKDSSMLTTVSPTKHRCPLCGAEYSGEPFDSVPLMAVHSGLADRTKKSALAFLFTGESAYAKDVFAVLSGYAEKYASFELHDVNGKQGRAAARVFPQTLDESMWIIDLAQSYAAIRGTLDASQKETLRTKLFRPVYEVIVKNDAGVGNWQSWHNAAMLACGLALEDTAIIDEAVNGKSGFLAQMQSSFGDDGIWYEGSWGYHFYALQALIAFSELAYRAGIDLYTHPRFKPLFTSSIYSATPSWTLPQFGDDKKPISIFGKRSFYEVAYARYRDDVFAWVLSRSGRGGIASLATGVFGVNAPIAMPDLSSALFPDAGIAALRTGMTADDPYIGFKFGPHGGFHGHFDKLSVVSHALGEMLAPDPGCLESYGAPLHTEWYKTSFAHNTLTVDGRSQNPCAGTRAWFSRSPHIRAVAAAVRDAYDGVTLTRRVVLFDRYALIVDSAESTEEHQYDWVWHNYGTPTFDRALSPIKSAGDKDGYQHAKNCSAVTADDAWHVRFSKGERNVHIAMDGAAGNTMISATGFGVNVREQVPLVIARRQALTTHYISAIEAYRDTNEYVRAVRSVIGDGTRLPAGALYAACATADGVDRILIGSGELSIDGISSDGACTVISSNDTAIRIMLVNGTHASYRGNAFTLSRKATATVERMNDGGIYIECGENAAAVTLKNAAGNISAYTLAPDHTRSGSASIQRTGNDITAALTPGARIELAVSSVYADTLARERATRRSAQRPSLPIATIPSDARPTRGISITVEAENMAEQGKGAAEACDKFAASGQAIRKWNDAGHWIAWDVTVPENGIYHMSVKYCSEMMPVRDLTIDNAYPHEACREISFDATGGWSSTANDWREPVLSDASGTPVPIYLTKGTHRIRMANLSGEGGMNLDHIRVFSPNPR; encoded by the coding sequence ATGGCCCGATGCTCCGTCATCGCATTCGCAGTGCTCACCGCCTCGCTTTTCGCCTCGGATATGATGCTCGATCGCTTCGATTCACTTGATACAAAAACCGTGAACGCACGGAAGAACGCCGGTGTTTCGCTTGTCGCTGCCGCCGAACACGGGCAGGTGCTTCGCATTGCCGCGGACTTTTCCGAAACATCGTACACCTGGGCGAGGAAGATGATACCCGCCGGAACGATACGCGCCCCCTGGAATGCCATCTCGTTCTTCGCACGCGGGGCAGCAAATGCAACGCTTCAGATAACGCTCTGTCATATCGCGGGAACAGCTGAAGTGAAATATTCAGCGTCGTACACCGCAACAGAAGCATGGAAACGATACACCATCAGGCTCTCCGATTTCCGCGGGAAAGCACCGCTCACCGACGATGAAGCGGCAAAAATAACGATCATATTCTTCAATATCTCAAAGTCTTCGGGCGATACCGCCGTGCTTGAGGTCGATGACCTGTCGCTTACGGTCACAGCGCCGAAACCGGCAGCGGCAATGCCGTCGCAGGGCATACCCGTCATGCAGCCGTATACCGCGAAAAAACTGCCGCCGGTCATCGTCTACGATTCGTTCCTGCTCACGCGGGATGAAGTGAACCGCATGAAAAGCGCCATGCCTGCCGACGAGACGATACGCAAGTCGATAGAGACGCTCATTACCGCGGCACAGGCGCAGCAGAAGAACCCGCCCGTTATCCCCGACCGCGGAGCGCAGCATACCTATTGGTACATCTGTAAAAAAGACAGCAGCATGCTCACGACGGTATCGCCGACGAAACACCGCTGCCCGCTGTGCGGCGCGGAATACAGCGGCGAACCGTTCGATTCCGTACCGCTCATGGCAGTGCACAGCGGTCTTGCCGACAGGACGAAAAAAAGCGCGCTCGCGTTCCTCTTTACGGGTGAAAGCGCGTACGCAAAGGACGTGTTCGCCGTACTTTCGGGATATGCGGAAAAGTACGCATCGTTCGAACTGCATGATGTGAACGGAAAGCAAGGGCGGGCGGCGGCACGCGTGTTCCCGCAGACGCTCGATGAGTCGATGTGGATAATAGATCTCGCACAGTCATATGCCGCAATACGCGGAACGCTCGATGCTTCGCAGAAGGAAACCCTTCGCACAAAACTCTTCCGACCGGTGTACGAGGTGATAGTGAAGAACGATGCCGGTGTGGGAAACTGGCAGTCATGGCATAACGCGGCAATGCTCGCATGCGGACTTGCGCTCGAGGATACTGCCATCATCGATGAAGCAGTGAACGGGAAAAGCGGCTTTCTCGCGCAGATGCAGAGCAGCTTCGGCGACGACGGCATCTGGTACGAGGGGTCGTGGGGGTATCATTTCTATGCCCTGCAGGCGCTCATCGCCTTCTCCGAACTCGCCTATCGTGCCGGCATCGATCTCTATACGCATCCGCGTTTCAAGCCCCTCTTCACATCATCGATATATTCGGCGACCCCGTCATGGACGCTCCCGCAGTTCGGCGATGACAAGAAACCGATATCCATCTTCGGGAAACGCTCGTTCTACGAAGTGGCATATGCACGTTACCGCGACGATGTATTCGCTTGGGTGCTGTCGCGCTCAGGCCGCGGCGGCATAGCATCGCTTGCCACCGGTGTATTCGGCGTGAACGCTCCGATCGCCATGCCGGACCTTTCATCGGCGCTCTTCCCCGATGCAGGTATCGCCGCGCTTCGAACAGGGATGACCGCGGACGATCCGTATATCGGTTTCAAATTCGGACCGCACGGCGGCTTCCACGGACATTTCGATAAATTGAGCGTCGTGTCCCACGCCCTCGGGGAGATGCTCGCGCCCGATCCGGGCTGTCTTGAAAGCTACGGCGCACCGCTCCATACGGAATGGTATAAGACATCGTTCGCCCACAACACGCTCACCGTCGACGGACGTTCGCAGAACCCCTGCGCGGGAACGCGTGCATGGTTCTCTCGCTCACCGCATATACGCGCCGTCGCTGCAGCCGTACGCGATGCTTACGACGGTGTAACGCTCACACGCCGTGTCGTGCTCTTCGACCGCTATGCGCTCATCGTGGATTCTGCGGAAAGCACCGAGGAGCATCAGTACGACTGGGTATGGCATAATTATGGAACACCGACATTCGACCGCGCGCTCTCGCCGATCAAATCCGCAGGCGATAAGGACGGATATCAGCACGCGAAAAACTGCTCCGCTGTCACCGCCGATGACGCATGGCATGTACGCTTCAGCAAGGGCGAAAGGAATGTGCATATCGCCATGGACGGTGCGGCGGGGAACACGATGATCTCAGCGACCGGTTTCGGCGTGAACGTACGCGAACAGGTACCGCTTGTCATCGCGCGAAGGCAGGCACTCACGACGCATTATATATCGGCGATTGAGGCATATCGCGATACGAACGAATATGTGCGTGCGGTGCGCTCCGTCATCGGCGACGGCACCCGATTGCCCGCGGGCGCGCTCTATGCCGCATGCGCAACAGCCGACGGCGTTGACAGGATACTCATCGGCTCGGGCGAGCTTTCCATCGACGGCATATCATCCGACGGCGCGTGCACCGTGATATCATCGAATGATACGGCGATACGCATTATGCTCGTGAATGGAACGCATGCATCATACCGGGGCAATGCGTTCACCTTGAGCAGGAAAGCGACCGCGACCGTTGAGCGCATGAACGATGGCGGCATCTATATCGAATGCGGCGAGAACGCTGCCGCCGTCACGCTGAAGAACGCTGCTGGGAATATCTCCGCATATACGCTCGCCCCCGACCATACACGTTCGGGATCGGCATCGATACAGCGCACGGGCAACGATATCACGGCCGCTCTGACGCCCGGTGCACGCATAGAACTTGCTGTATCTTCCGTATATGCCGACACACTCGCCAGGGAACGGGCGACACGCCGCTCCGCACAGCGGCCCTCGCTCCCGATTGCGACCATTCCGTCTGACGCACGGCCGACACGCGGTATTTCCATAACGGTGGAAGCGGAGAACATGGCGGAACAGGGGAAAGGTGCAGCGGAAGCCTGCGATAAATTCGCCGCATCAGGCCAGGCGATACGGAAATGGAACGATGCGGGGCATTGGATAGCATGGGATGTAACGGTGCCGGAAAACGGCATCTATCATATGTCAGTGAAGTACTGCTCGGAAATGATGCCCGTACGTGATCTTACCATCGATAATGCGTATCCCCATGAAGCATGCAGGGAGATATCGTTCGATGCCACCGGCGGATGGAGCAGCACCGCGAACGACTGGCGTGAACCGGTATTAAGCGATGCGTCGGGCACGCCGGTGCCGATCTATCTCACGAAGGGTACGCATCGCATACGCATGGCGAACCTTTCCGGCGAGGGCGGTATGAATCTCGATCATATTCGGGTGTTTTCGCCTAATCCCCGTTGA
- a CDS encoding DUF6785 family protein, translated as FGCGGMIGWMLWFGVGVWALFYVFMGFIITVLIMRFLAETGTPFIKVEPAARMGMDVLPMSWLSAVPVYFNAFFAIFTMYGTRSCFPAFALQALALPKNMSEKARSRLLIGLIAIALSGVVICGAVHLISAYRFTPFMGGSDSLTWGKGVLDNAQRDLISFEKGTYTKSVTHNRPLHLAAGAVLTGVLQWLCVTFPAWPLHPIGIILALTFFGNMSWLSILIGWAVKGLVVRFGGSRLLRSAKPFFLGLIAGEAVIIIVWAAVAASLAFAGLPYEKVLLQPY; from the coding sequence TTCGGCTGCGGCGGTATGATCGGCTGGATGCTCTGGTTCGGTGTCGGCGTGTGGGCTCTCTTCTATGTCTTCATGGGCTTCATTATAACCGTGCTCATCATGCGATTCCTCGCCGAGACGGGTACGCCCTTCATCAAAGTGGAACCCGCCGCACGCATGGGCATGGACGTGCTCCCGATGTCATGGCTCTCCGCAGTGCCGGTATACTTTAACGCCTTTTTCGCCATATTCACGATGTACGGAACGCGCTCCTGTTTTCCCGCCTTCGCGCTCCAAGCACTCGCTCTCCCGAAAAACATGAGCGAAAAGGCACGCTCACGCCTCCTTATCGGGCTTATCGCGATAGCGCTCTCGGGAGTGGTCATCTGCGGGGCGGTACATCTTATCAGCGCGTACCGTTTTACGCCGTTCATGGGCGGAAGCGATTCGCTCACCTGGGGCAAAGGCGTGCTCGATAATGCGCAGCGCGACCTTATCAGCTTTGAGAAGGGCACGTACACGAAAAGCGTTACGCATAATCGCCCGCTCCATCTCGCAGCCGGCGCGGTGCTCACCGGCGTGCTCCAATGGCTCTGCGTCACGTTCCCTGCGTGGCCGCTTCACCCCATCGGCATCATACTCGCGCTCACCTTCTTCGGCAACATGAGCTGGCTCTCCATACTCATCGGCTGGGCGGTGAAAGGGCTTGTCGTACGATTCGGCGGCTCGCGTCTTCTGCGATCGGCAAAACCGTTCTTCCTGGGGCTTATCGCGGGCGAAGCGGTCATCATTATAGTCTGGGCTGCGGTAGCGGCTTCTCTTGCCTTCGCCGGGCTCCCCTATGAAAAGGTGCTGCTGCAGCCGTATTAG